Proteins from a genomic interval of Oxyura jamaicensis isolate SHBP4307 breed ruddy duck chromosome 10, BPBGC_Ojam_1.0, whole genome shotgun sequence:
- the AEN gene encoding apoptosis-enhancing nuclease isoform X4, producing the protein MPPGKGQMAPLLPPRAPPPAPKGAQAPPGPPQPRSKKQSRRHQRFLERRALLEQRGVLRPPRGQPGSQDPPEGLSKAPPRCGKVPKSPIPNGTAKDVSGADTAARVPLLRPTKYVAIDCEMVGTGPRGRQSELARCSVVGYHGDVIYDKYVRPQLPVVDYRTRWSGVTQRHLRNAIPFRVAQAEILKILKDKIVVGHAIHNDFQALKYFHPKDRTRDTSQIPLLNRKAGLPLRASASLKSLAEHLLHKKIQVGCRGHSSVEDAQTAMELYRLVEVQWETELARSQPPRPPSPPADPSTDSDQYLDDQYWPTDLTTGSL; encoded by the exons ATGCCACCGGGCAAGGGGCAGATGGCGCCGCTGCtgccccccagagcccccccacccgcacccaagggtgcccaggccccccccggccccccacaGCCCCGCAGCAAGAAGCAGAGCCGCAGGCACCAGCGGTTCCTGGAGCGCCGGGCGCTACTGGAGCAGAGGGGGGTGCTGAGACCCCCCCGTGGGCAGCCGGGCAGCCAGGACCCCCCGGAGGGGCTCAGCAAGGCGCCCCCGAGGTGCGGGAAGGTGCCCAAGTCCCCGATCCCAAATGGCACCGCCAAGGACGTCAGCGGGGCTGACACCGCCGCGAGGGTGCCCCTGCTGCGCCCCACCAAGTACGTGGCCATCGACTGCGAGATGGTGGGCACCGGCCCGCGGGGGCGGCAGAGCGAGCTGGCGCGGTGCAGCGTGGTGGGCTACCACGGGGACGTCATCTACGACAAGTACGTGCGGCCACAGCTGCCCGTCGTCGACTACCGCACGCGCTGGAGCGGCGTCACCCAGAGGCACCTGAGGAACGCCATTCCCTTCAGGGTTGCCCAGGCCGAG ATCCTGAAGATCTTGAAAGACAAGATCGTGGTAGGACACGCCATCCACAATGACTTCCAGGCCCTGAAGTACTTCCACCCCAAAGACAGGACCCGAGACACCAGCCAGATCCCGCTGCTGAACCGGAAAGCCGGGCTGCCCCTCAGGGCCAGCGCCTCGCTCAAGAGCCTGGCCGAACACCTGCTCCACAAGAAGATCCAG GTGGGCTGCAGAGGGCACTCGTCGGTGGAGGACGCCCAGACGGCTATGGAGCTCTACAGGCTGGTGGAGGTGCAGTGGGAGACGGAGCTGGcccgcagccagcccccccggccccccagcccccccgcgGACCCCAGTACAGACAGTGACCAGTACCTGGACGACCAGTACTGGCCCACGGACCTGACCACGGGCAGCCTGTGA
- the AEN gene encoding apoptosis-enhancing nuclease isoform X3 produces the protein MQITPPSQPMGEQRGVARPGLARACMPPGKGQMAPLLPPRAPPPAPKGAQAPPGPPQPRSKKQSRRHQRFLERRALLEQRGVLRPPRGLSKAPPRCGKVPKSPIPNGTAKDVSGADTAARVPLLRPTKYVAIDCEMVGTGPRGRQSELARCSVVGYHGDVIYDKYVRPQLPVVDYRTRWSGVTQRHLRNAIPFRVAQAEILKILKDKIVVGHAIHNDFQALKYFHPKDRTRDTSQIPLLNRKAGLPLRASASLKSLAEHLLHKKIQVGCRGHSSVEDAQTAMELYRLVEVQWETELARSQPPRPPSPPADPSTDSDQYLDDQYWPTDLTTGSL, from the exons ATGCAAATCACCCCTCCCTCTCAGCCaatgggagagcagaggggcGTGGCCAGGCCTGGACTTGCCCGGGCAT gcATGCCACCGGGCAAGGGGCAGATGGCGCCGCTGCtgccccccagagcccccccacccgcacccaagggtgcccaggccccccccggccccccacaGCCCCGCAGCAAGAAGCAGAGCCGCAGGCACCAGCGGTTCCTGGAGCGCCGGGCGCTACTGGAGCAGAGGGGGGTGCTGAGACCCCCCCG GGGGCTCAGCAAGGCGCCCCCGAGGTGCGGGAAGGTGCCCAAGTCCCCGATCCCAAATGGCACCGCCAAGGACGTCAGCGGGGCTGACACCGCCGCGAGGGTGCCCCTGCTGCGCCCCACCAAGTACGTGGCCATCGACTGCGAGATGGTGGGCACCGGCCCGCGGGGGCGGCAGAGCGAGCTGGCGCGGTGCAGCGTGGTGGGCTACCACGGGGACGTCATCTACGACAAGTACGTGCGGCCACAGCTGCCCGTCGTCGACTACCGCACGCGCTGGAGCGGCGTCACCCAGAGGCACCTGAGGAACGCCATTCCCTTCAGGGTTGCCCAGGCCGAG ATCCTGAAGATCTTGAAAGACAAGATCGTGGTAGGACACGCCATCCACAATGACTTCCAGGCCCTGAAGTACTTCCACCCCAAAGACAGGACCCGAGACACCAGCCAGATCCCGCTGCTGAACCGGAAAGCCGGGCTGCCCCTCAGGGCCAGCGCCTCGCTCAAGAGCCTGGCCGAACACCTGCTCCACAAGAAGATCCAG GTGGGCTGCAGAGGGCACTCGTCGGTGGAGGACGCCCAGACGGCTATGGAGCTCTACAGGCTGGTGGAGGTGCAGTGGGAGACGGAGCTGGcccgcagccagcccccccggccccccagcccccccgcgGACCCCAGTACAGACAGTGACCAGTACCTGGACGACCAGTACTGGCCCACGGACCTGACCACGGGCAGCCTGTGA
- the AEN gene encoding apoptosis-enhancing nuclease isoform X2, translated as MSYSWDILQPEHLMYGTPRSQGMPPGKGQMAPLLPPRAPPPAPKGAQAPPGPPQPRSKKQSRRHQRFLERRALLEQRGVLRPPRGQPGSQDPPEGLSKAPPRCGKVPKSPIPNGTAKDVSGADTAARVPLLRPTKYVAIDCEMVGTGPRGRQSELARCSVVGYHGDVIYDKYVRPQLPVVDYRTRWSGVTQRHLRNAIPFRVAQAEILKILKDKIVVGHAIHNDFQALKYFHPKDRTRDTSQIPLLNRKAGLPLRASASLKSLAEHLLHKKIQVGCRGHSSVEDAQTAMELYRLVEVQWETELARSQPPRPPSPPADPSTDSDQYLDDQYWPTDLTTGSL; from the exons ATGTCCTACAGCTGGGACATCCTACAGCCGGAGCACCTTATGTATGGCACACCCCGTAGCCAAG gcATGCCACCGGGCAAGGGGCAGATGGCGCCGCTGCtgccccccagagcccccccacccgcacccaagggtgcccaggccccccccggccccccacaGCCCCGCAGCAAGAAGCAGAGCCGCAGGCACCAGCGGTTCCTGGAGCGCCGGGCGCTACTGGAGCAGAGGGGGGTGCTGAGACCCCCCCGTGGGCAGCCGGGCAGCCAGGACCCCCCGGAGGGGCTCAGCAAGGCGCCCCCGAGGTGCGGGAAGGTGCCCAAGTCCCCGATCCCAAATGGCACCGCCAAGGACGTCAGCGGGGCTGACACCGCCGCGAGGGTGCCCCTGCTGCGCCCCACCAAGTACGTGGCCATCGACTGCGAGATGGTGGGCACCGGCCCGCGGGGGCGGCAGAGCGAGCTGGCGCGGTGCAGCGTGGTGGGCTACCACGGGGACGTCATCTACGACAAGTACGTGCGGCCACAGCTGCCCGTCGTCGACTACCGCACGCGCTGGAGCGGCGTCACCCAGAGGCACCTGAGGAACGCCATTCCCTTCAGGGTTGCCCAGGCCGAG ATCCTGAAGATCTTGAAAGACAAGATCGTGGTAGGACACGCCATCCACAATGACTTCCAGGCCCTGAAGTACTTCCACCCCAAAGACAGGACCCGAGACACCAGCCAGATCCCGCTGCTGAACCGGAAAGCCGGGCTGCCCCTCAGGGCCAGCGCCTCGCTCAAGAGCCTGGCCGAACACCTGCTCCACAAGAAGATCCAG GTGGGCTGCAGAGGGCACTCGTCGGTGGAGGACGCCCAGACGGCTATGGAGCTCTACAGGCTGGTGGAGGTGCAGTGGGAGACGGAGCTGGcccgcagccagcccccccggccccccagcccccccgcgGACCCCAGTACAGACAGTGACCAGTACCTGGACGACCAGTACTGGCCCACGGACCTGACCACGGGCAGCCTGTGA
- the AEN gene encoding apoptosis-enhancing nuclease isoform X1 has protein sequence MQITPPSQPMGEQRGVARPGLARACMPPGKGQMAPLLPPRAPPPAPKGAQAPPGPPQPRSKKQSRRHQRFLERRALLEQRGVLRPPRGQPGSQDPPEGLSKAPPRCGKVPKSPIPNGTAKDVSGADTAARVPLLRPTKYVAIDCEMVGTGPRGRQSELARCSVVGYHGDVIYDKYVRPQLPVVDYRTRWSGVTQRHLRNAIPFRVAQAEILKILKDKIVVGHAIHNDFQALKYFHPKDRTRDTSQIPLLNRKAGLPLRASASLKSLAEHLLHKKIQVGCRGHSSVEDAQTAMELYRLVEVQWETELARSQPPRPPSPPADPSTDSDQYLDDQYWPTDLTTGSL, from the exons ATGCAAATCACCCCTCCCTCTCAGCCaatgggagagcagaggggcGTGGCCAGGCCTGGACTTGCCCGGGCAT gcATGCCACCGGGCAAGGGGCAGATGGCGCCGCTGCtgccccccagagcccccccacccgcacccaagggtgcccaggccccccccggccccccacaGCCCCGCAGCAAGAAGCAGAGCCGCAGGCACCAGCGGTTCCTGGAGCGCCGGGCGCTACTGGAGCAGAGGGGGGTGCTGAGACCCCCCCGTGGGCAGCCGGGCAGCCAGGACCCCCCGGAGGGGCTCAGCAAGGCGCCCCCGAGGTGCGGGAAGGTGCCCAAGTCCCCGATCCCAAATGGCACCGCCAAGGACGTCAGCGGGGCTGACACCGCCGCGAGGGTGCCCCTGCTGCGCCCCACCAAGTACGTGGCCATCGACTGCGAGATGGTGGGCACCGGCCCGCGGGGGCGGCAGAGCGAGCTGGCGCGGTGCAGCGTGGTGGGCTACCACGGGGACGTCATCTACGACAAGTACGTGCGGCCACAGCTGCCCGTCGTCGACTACCGCACGCGCTGGAGCGGCGTCACCCAGAGGCACCTGAGGAACGCCATTCCCTTCAGGGTTGCCCAGGCCGAG ATCCTGAAGATCTTGAAAGACAAGATCGTGGTAGGACACGCCATCCACAATGACTTCCAGGCCCTGAAGTACTTCCACCCCAAAGACAGGACCCGAGACACCAGCCAGATCCCGCTGCTGAACCGGAAAGCCGGGCTGCCCCTCAGGGCCAGCGCCTCGCTCAAGAGCCTGGCCGAACACCTGCTCCACAAGAAGATCCAG GTGGGCTGCAGAGGGCACTCGTCGGTGGAGGACGCCCAGACGGCTATGGAGCTCTACAGGCTGGTGGAGGTGCAGTGGGAGACGGAGCTGGcccgcagccagcccccccggccccccagcccccccgcgGACCCCAGTACAGACAGTGACCAGTACCTGGACGACCAGTACTGGCCCACGGACCTGACCACGGGCAGCCTGTGA